A window of Equus przewalskii isolate Varuska chromosome 16, EquPr2, whole genome shotgun sequence contains these coding sequences:
- the UBL3 gene encoding ubiquitin-like protein 3 produces MSSNVPADMINLRLILVSGKTKEFLFSPNDSASDIAKHVYDNWPMDWEEEQVSSPNILRLIYQGRFLHGNVTLGALKLPFGKTTVMHLVARETLPEPNSQGQRNREKTGESNCCVIL; encoded by the exons ATAAATTTGCGCCTCATCTTGGTAAGCGGGAAAACAAAAGAGTTCCTGTTTTCTCCTAATGATTCTGCTTCTGACATTGCAAAGCATGTGTATGACAACTGGCCAATGG ACTGGGAAGAAGAGCAGGTCAGCAGTCCAAATATTCTACGACTTATTTATCAAGGAAGATTTCTGCATGGAAATGTCACATTAGGAG CGTTAAAACTTCCTTTTGGCAAGACAACAGTGATGCATTTGGTGGCCAGAGAAACGTTGCCAGAGCCAAACTCTCAAG GTCAGAGGAACCGGGAAAAGACTGGAGAGAGTAACTGTTGCGTCATCCTGTAA